A single Triticum dicoccoides isolate Atlit2015 ecotype Zavitan chromosome 2A, WEW_v2.0, whole genome shotgun sequence DNA region contains:
- the LOC119356418 gene encoding ribosome biogenesis protein BRX1 homolog 2-like, whose amino-acid sequence MAKKRKRSSDAPASAAVEKPDDSAPERPERTLFGFKDSAAEPASKDAGPLFRNKEKVLITCSRRIIYRYRHLMQNVVSLLPHAKKDSKVESKQSKGSALNELVELRSCSSCLFFECRKQKDLYLWMVKSPAGPSVKFLVNAVHTMEELRLTGNHLKGSRPLLTFSSNFDQQPHWKLLKEMITQIFATPKDHRKAKPFHDHVFVFSIVDDHIWFRNYQISVPHNEIDKVDKGGLDKMTLVEVGPRFCLNPIKIFGGSFGGPTLFENPFYVSPNQIRALEKRKKAGKYAKKVKAKVRRKMHEMENTLEPDEFADLWKGED is encoded by the exons ATGGCGAAGAAGAGGAAGCGCAGCTCCGATGCTCCCGCCTCTGCTGCCGTAGAGAAGCCTGATGACTCTGCCCCCGAGCGGCCGGAACGCACCCTCTTTGGGTTCAAGGACTCGGCCGCCGAGCCTGCTTCTAAGGACGCTGGGCCGCTCTTCCGGAACAAGGAGAAGGTGCTCATTACATGCTCCCGCCGCATCATTTACAG GTACCGGCATCTGATGCAGAACGTGGTGTCGCTGCTGCCGCACGCCAAGAAGGACAGCAAGGTTGAGTCCAAGCAGAGCAAGGGCAGCGCGCTCAACGAGCTGGTCGAGCTCAGGAGCTGCTCCAGCTGCCTCTTTTTCGAG TGCAGAAAACAGAAAGATCTTTACCTTTGGATGGTCAAGTCCCCTGCAGGGCCATCAGTGAAATTTCTAGTCAATGCTG TTCACACCATGGAGGAACTGAGGCTCACCGGCAACCATCTGAAAGGGTCACGTCCTCTGCTAACATTTTCTTCAAATTTTGACCAGCAACCTCATTGGAAGCTCTTGAAGGAAATGATAACACAA ATTTTTGCTACTCCAAAAGATCATAGGAAGGCAAAACCTTTTCATGATCATGTTTTTGTGTTCTCCATTGTGGATGACCACATTTGGTTCAGAAATTACCAG ATATCTGTACCCCACAATGAGATTGACAAAGTTGATAAAGGAGGCCTAGATAAAATGACACTTGTTGAG GTTGGCCCCAGGTTCTGTTTGAATCCAATAAAAATATTTGGTGGTAGTTTTGGTGGCCCCACATTGTTCGAGAACCCATTCTATGTGTCTCCCAATCAG ATCCGCGCACTGGAGAAACGGAAGAAGGCAGGCAAGTACGCCAAGAAGGTGAAGGCCAAGGTGAGGAGGAAGATGCACGAGATGGAGAACACCCTCGAGCCCGACGAGTTTGCTGATCTTTGGAAAGGGGAAGACTAG
- the LOC119356415 gene encoding factor of DNA methylation 1-like isoform X2, whose product MAEGMAMARAGSLVSKLESKICYHRDAALEYMEIKAVVGEVMEEKEMLQQDYRALKDELEEAKKTIVEVNKELAAGSAETSLSKKELELVKKKLQDWEAKQNLPELLNCSASEHVQPSNSKGQKRSMRHQEVPSQGPLGIDAHKPDLAEERPGSMLVNNPIVGQTSVVPPSTDDDVVALREHLIKQFLEIDKYGGRIIGIKEMGKLNVKAFEIACAEKFRTTKAADASSKLYSLWQQRITDVSWNPFNMVTVEGNHQEVLNVNDDKLQELKKEWGEGPYKAVINALMEMKEYNCLGDRSTVYELWNYRADRKATLTECTEYMADRVQELTVVKRRKTRRN is encoded by the exons ATGGCTGAGGGCATGGCAATGGCCCGCGCTGGATCATTGGTTTCAAAGCTTGAGTCCAAGATATGCTATCATAGGGATGCTGCCCTCGAGTACATGGAAATCAAGGCTGTTGTTGGTGAAGTCATGGAAGAAAAGGAGATGCTCCAGCAGGATTATCGTG CACTGAAAGATGAACTTGAGGAGGCAAAGAAAACGATTGTGGAAGTAAACAAGGAGCTTGCAGCAGGAAGCGCGGAGACCTCTCTCAGTAAAAAGGAGCTGGAGCTTGTAAAGAAGAAGCTTCAAGACTGGGAAGCTAAGCAAAATCTACCTGAGCTACTGAATTGCTCTGCTTCTGAGCATGTCCAGCCTAGTAATAGTAAG GGGCAGAAAAGATCAATGAGGCACCAGGAAGTGCCTTCTCAAGGTCCTCTGGGAATTGATGCTCACAAGCCTGACCTGGCAGAAGAGCGTCCTGGGAGCATGCTGGTAAACAACCCCATTGTTGGCCAAACCTCAGTTGTTCCACCAAGCACAGATGATGACGTGGTGGCCCTGCGTGAACATCTGATCAAG CAATTCCTTGAAATCGATAAATACGGCGGGCGGATCATCGGGATAAAGGAAATGGGCAAACTGAATGTGAAGGCGTTCGAGATTGCTTGCGCTGAGAAGTTCCGTACAACAAAAGCCGCTGATGCGTCTAGTAAGCTGTACTCACTGTGGCAGCAGCGGATCACTGACGTAAGCTGGAATCCCTTCAACATGGTCACGGTCGAGGGCAATCATCAG GAGGTTCTGAATGTCAATGATGATAAGCTGCAAGAACTGAAGAAGGAATGGGGAGAAGGCCCCTACAAAGCTGTCATCAATGCGCTGATGGAGATGAAAGAGTACAACTGCCTAGGCGACAGGAGCACCGTCTATGAGCTATGGAACTACAGGGCGGACCGGAAAGCCACCCTAACGGAGTGTACTGAGTACATGGCCGATCGTGTGCAAGAACTCACAGTGGTCAAGCGCAGGAAGACTCGCAG GAATTAG
- the LOC119356417 gene encoding probable purine permease 11, with protein sequence MSSPQEIQLQVRGSVPEQEESGHGENGAGPKAAERRRPGTRGVRWWLMVLLDMLVVLCGQTVATLLGRYYYNSGGNSKWMATLTQSGGSPLLAILLLLTPRDPVGEPRPAAAKMVPIYLGLGTLIGFDNLMYSYALQYLPVSTFALVAATQLAFNSVTSRLINAQRFTALIANSVVVLTFSAALLGVGSSSDGTSAADLPRGKYTLGFILTLSASAVFALILSLFEVTFEKAVRGRTLRWVLRVQMCTNFVAATVAVCGLLASGEWRTIPGEMAAFEDGRARYVATLVGTAVSWQAMSVATLRLITRVSSLFANVTGTVSLPLVPVFAVVLFGDRMTGIKAVAMLMAVWGFLSYVYQHYLDGRRAAAMGGQGGAAECCVCKARAGGEAALPA encoded by the exons ATGTCGAGTCCTCAGGAAATCCAGCTCCAGGTCAGAG GTAGTGTCCCGGAGCAAGAAGAATCGGGCCATGGCGAGAACGGCGCGGGGCCGAAGGCCGCCGAGCGACGACGGCCGGGGACACGCGGCGTCAGGTGGTGGCTGATGGTGCTGCTGGACATGCTCGTGGTGCTCTGCGGGCAGACCGTGGCCACCCTGCTGGGCCGTTACTACTACAACTCCGGCGGCAACAGCAAGTGGATGGCCACGCTCACGCAGTCCGGCGGCTCGCCCCTGctcgccatcctcctcctcctcacgccgCGCGACCCCGTCGGCGAGCCCCGGCCGGCGGCGGCCAAGATGGTGCCCATCTACCTCGGGCTGGGCACCCTCATCGGCTTCGACAACCTCATGTACTCGTACGCGCTGCAGTACCTGCCGGTGTCCACCTTCGCGCTGGTGGCCGCCACGCAGCTGGCCTTCAACTCCGTCACCTCCCGCCTCATCAACGCGCAGCGCTTCACGGCGCTCATCGCCAACTCCGTGGTGGTGCTCACCTTCTCGGCCGCGCTGCTCGGCGTCGGCTCCTCCTCCGACGGCACCTCCGCCGCCGACCTGCCGCGCGGCAAGTACACGCTGGGCTTCATCCTGACGCTGTCTGCCTCCGCCGTGTTCGCGCTCATCCTGTCCCTCTTCGAGGTCACCTTCGAGAAGGCGGTCCGGGGGAGGACGCTCCGGTGGGTGCTGCGGGTGCAGATGTGCACCAACTTcgtggcggcgacggtggcggtgtGCGGGCTGCTGGCGTCGGGGGAGTGGCGGACGATCCCGGGGGAGATGGCGGCGTTCGAGGACGGGAGGGCGAGGTACGTGGCAACGCTGGTGGGGACGGCCGTGTCGTGGCAGGCCATGTCGGTGGCGACGCTGCGGCTGATCACGAGGGTGTCGTCGCTGTTCGCCAACGTGACGGGCACCGTGTCGTTGCCGCTGGTGCCGGTGTTCGCCGTGGTGCTGTTCGGGGACCGGATGACGGGGATCAAGGCCGTCGCCATGCTCATGGCCGTCTGGGGGTTCCTCTCCTACGTCTACCAGCACTACCTCGACGGCCGGCGCGCCGCGGCCATGGGGGGTCAAGGTGGAGCGGCAGAGTGCTGCGTCTGCAAGGCGCGCGCGGGCGGCGAGGCCGCTTTGCCCGCCTGA
- the LOC119356415 gene encoding protein INVOLVED IN DE NOVO 2-like isoform X1: MAEGMAMARAGSLVSKLESKICYHRDAALEYMEIKAVVGEVMEEKEMLQQDYRALKDELEEAKKTIVEVNKELAAGSAETSLSKKELELVKKKLQDWEAKQNLPELLNCSASEHVQPSNSKQGQKRSMRHQEVPSQGPLGIDAHKPDLAEERPGSMLVNNPIVGQTSVVPPSTDDDVVALREHLIKQFLEIDKYGGRIIGIKEMGKLNVKAFEIACAEKFRTTKAADASSKLYSLWQQRITDVSWNPFNMVTVEGNHQEVLNVNDDKLQELKKEWGEGPYKAVINALMEMKEYNCLGDRSTVYELWNYRADRKATLTECTEYMADRVQELTVVKRRKTRRN, encoded by the exons ATGGCTGAGGGCATGGCAATGGCCCGCGCTGGATCATTGGTTTCAAAGCTTGAGTCCAAGATATGCTATCATAGGGATGCTGCCCTCGAGTACATGGAAATCAAGGCTGTTGTTGGTGAAGTCATGGAAGAAAAGGAGATGCTCCAGCAGGATTATCGTG CACTGAAAGATGAACTTGAGGAGGCAAAGAAAACGATTGTGGAAGTAAACAAGGAGCTTGCAGCAGGAAGCGCGGAGACCTCTCTCAGTAAAAAGGAGCTGGAGCTTGTAAAGAAGAAGCTTCAAGACTGGGAAGCTAAGCAAAATCTACCTGAGCTACTGAATTGCTCTGCTTCTGAGCATGTCCAGCCTAGTAATAGTAAG CAGGGGCAGAAAAGATCAATGAGGCACCAGGAAGTGCCTTCTCAAGGTCCTCTGGGAATTGATGCTCACAAGCCTGACCTGGCAGAAGAGCGTCCTGGGAGCATGCTGGTAAACAACCCCATTGTTGGCCAAACCTCAGTTGTTCCACCAAGCACAGATGATGACGTGGTGGCCCTGCGTGAACATCTGATCAAG CAATTCCTTGAAATCGATAAATACGGCGGGCGGATCATCGGGATAAAGGAAATGGGCAAACTGAATGTGAAGGCGTTCGAGATTGCTTGCGCTGAGAAGTTCCGTACAACAAAAGCCGCTGATGCGTCTAGTAAGCTGTACTCACTGTGGCAGCAGCGGATCACTGACGTAAGCTGGAATCCCTTCAACATGGTCACGGTCGAGGGCAATCATCAG GAGGTTCTGAATGTCAATGATGATAAGCTGCAAGAACTGAAGAAGGAATGGGGAGAAGGCCCCTACAAAGCTGTCATCAATGCGCTGATGGAGATGAAAGAGTACAACTGCCTAGGCGACAGGAGCACCGTCTATGAGCTATGGAACTACAGGGCGGACCGGAAAGCCACCCTAACGGAGTGTACTGAGTACATGGCCGATCGTGTGCAAGAACTCACAGTGGTCAAGCGCAGGAAGACTCGCAG GAATTAG